In Notolabrus celidotus isolate fNotCel1 chromosome 5, fNotCel1.pri, whole genome shotgun sequence, the genomic window TGCACAACAAGTACATAAACCCTGGTTCACTGATTTGAATAAGTGCTGGTAGAGTCCAGATGTTTCTTCGCAGATCCATCAGACACAAATCCTTCAATATAGAAAGACTGATACGTTTTATACTCGACTTCCAACAACTCTGGCAGTATTTCCAGAAGTGTCTCTATTTGGTTTAGGCCCAAGTATCATCTGGATCACTGGAGGTGGAACCAAAGGTTCCTGAAGTGCCTTGACTCCTTGAGAGAGAAGATTCTGGGCGAAGCGCTTCAAATGTTTTGTCACTTCCTGTGGCGACGTCTTGATTACAAGACCTTATTAGAACTTCTTGGAAGAGTTGATCAGAGATGATCTTGAACTTCATGAACAGCTAGAGTCCAGCAGCCTCCTCCAACAGGCAGCTCGGAGATTTAATTCCATCCAGGGGGATTAAAGTGAGTTGTTTGTCCAATTGTTCGTCCAATTGTTCTCCGGTGATGTCCACAGAACCACCTGACCCATCCATATACTCTGAAACATTCAGTCAAGGAACAAGACAGTTTTTAGCCTCGAATGGGTATTTTATGAGCAGcatgtgcacaaacatgctGGTTTATGTGCTTTCCTCTTTTATCCCTCTACACTTCATCTGCACAACTTGCATAAAAATTAGCACAGAAGAGTCTTGGATCCACATTTTAATATGGGGAGCTGTTCCTGTTACTTTTCATGTCATAATTCCCGAAATTCTCCAGAAGTTCACAACAATCTCCTTCTGAAGACACAACCAGCGTGTCCTCCCATTTCCCAACTTTTACAGTGGCCTTGCGATAATGCTGATGCTGAATCTTCTGTAAACCTTTCCTTTGAGCATGAGATTTGATTAATCCATGAAGCCTAGGAAGACCCAAAACCACAAAGACCACGCCCACTTTTTGGGGCAAGGCCACAAATTTGGCAGAGCAGAATTGCGAGTCTGGCGTGATCTCACGGAGCGTTGAAGAACTGAATAATGAGCCCAATGGGAACTTTGGGCAGATTTTCTGTCTGAAGCCTCTTGgctaaaagaaaagtaaatccAGGGATACAAAACCAGGACAATAAACCAACTTCAGAGAGCAGAACACCAGGCTACACCACTTATCAGCCTTCAGAGCTTCAATTTATGTTTCTTCCGCCAGTTCAATGTTATCACAGGAAGAGACAGGACTTAACAATGATGCTGGCAGGTAACTGGAACAGAAACAAGGTGCGATGGAGGTCAGTGATCCTCTGGGGCTCTGGAGCTGATGTGCTGGTGGACTGTCAGCATCCACAGTGACAGGATAAGGACTCCAGGTGATGAAAGAGAGGTGGTTTTTAGTGTCCGGGGTGTTGGTGGGAGGTGAATGGTGTGAaggtgggaggaggggagagagacagggggCTGGACTGAGGACTGATGCCCCCTGCAGGGGGAGAACCTGCAGACGACTGCGAAACACTGAGGGGAAGGTAAAAAAGCTTTAGTCAGAGTTTTTAATGTATAAATTAACACTAAAATCACTGATGCATGTTCAAGGGGATCCTCACCTGACTGTGTAGCTGCTGCGGTGGGCGGGATCTGTTACCCCTGCAACAAAAAGCTTCTTCGGTGGTCCATCAGACTCAACTCCTCCTGAAAAATGTTTACAACAGTTCTTTCACTACAAATATTAAACTTTTAATACGTCTTTATTGGTTGTTTTACTCAAGTCCACTGAGCCCTCTACTCATCGAGAAGGAGgccacgcacgcatgcacgcatgcacgcatgcacgcacgcaaacacacacacacacacacacattaccttTCCTCTTGAGTGGAGTTAACGCAGGCCACCTCACAGTCGCACTGACTGCTGGTCTGTAAGACATTAAACAGGTTTGTTAGTAAAAAGGATTCAAGAAGAGGAGTCCACTTAGCGCAGAATAACCCTGGCAAAGGTTTCTGTTTGATACCTGAACCTCCTTGTCGGACTCGGGGAGGAGTTTGGTGTGACACCGCTGTCCTGTGATGGAAACCACTGAAGAAGAAAtggtacaaacaaaaaaacagtcagtCTGAATCCCCTGATCTGAATTCACTTCAAACCATCTGATGGCGGCTCACCTAAACCCGTAGTTTAGATGCCTACAACATGGATCTAGATCAGTCTAAAACCATAACTCTGCTTTTATTCTAATCTGGATTTAATCTTATGAATCTGATCAATCATTACTGTGTGATCTGGATTTAGTCAATAATATAATCTTAAATGGATATACGAGTCTGCTCTAGATCTGTCTGGACCCTCTGGTCTGGGTTTACTTTAAACCCTCTGACCTAGGTTCATTTCAAACTATCAGGACACTTTAAAACCCTATGATCTGAATTCGGTCCAAACCGTTTCCAACAGATTTAAACTAGATCACCCTGAAACCTCTCATCTGGCATTAAACCCGTGAGTTTGATCTGGAACCAGTCTGTACCCTCTGTTCTAAAACAAGACTACATCTTGTGGTCTGGGTGATTATCAAACTGATTTTCAGATCAGATTAGTTTTATGTGTCAATCTAGATCAGTCTAAAACCCATGATTCGGATTTAATCTAGATTCAAATAAAAGCTATCATTATGGAATAAGTCCAACATACCTGATCTGGATTAGTTCAAGGATTCTGATCTGGATTTAATAAATTACCTTTGATCAAGgttaaaataaaaccattagTTCTAAAACTAGTCTGAACAGTTTAATCCAGATTCAGTCTAAACCTGTTCTTATAGAATAAGTCCAACATGCCTAATTGAAATGAGTTTAAGGCTTCTTATCTGGATTTAGTCCAAACAGTCTGatttcaattgaaaaaaaaaagatgaatccTGAATTAGCTGATCTTGACTGGAATATAAAAAACGTATCTGGATGTTTACACTACAGTATCTGATCCAGATTCAGTTTGAATGGTTGAATCTGGATTCAGAAAGTATTCCTAAGAGCCTTAGCGTTCCAAAAAACTATGACAGGAACTATGATTAcatctttcaaaataagagctggAAAGTAAATTATTACTACATCTAGAAATACTCACCACTGAGGCGTGGTCGTGCCACTGACTGACTGGAGGAACTGGGATCAGACTGGAAGCactgggagggagagggagagggagggagagggagagggagagggagggagagggagggagagggagggagagagagagagagagagagagagagagagagagagagagagagagagagagagagagtttagcAAAACTTTTTTAACTAGATAAAGATCTGACTCGTGTTTGTGTTCTGTACCTTATTCTTTGTAGACTCCCTCTGAGTGTCATCTCCATGTTCTCCTCCTGCACCAAACacaagtagggatgggcaatgacttttgaatattcaaatatttgttcactttgtaaaaatcaaagagttactttgaatattttctcattttaaaagtacatttttttaccagtgcctggttgtaattaGGGGTgcgcccgactaaggatttgcttagtcgaatctgattcatcagattttgcccatagtcgaggaatagtcgaatgtttgttgtttttccttattgacccaaagtctgcatgatggtgaccgcatgataatattacgcataaccatatacaattaagagactcatagcttaaagtaagagggtcaacagaatattataagtataaaacttagattttttaaatctatattgcacgcAAAAACAACGtggtgatggagagaaaactcaaataaggccaccatccgttaaattagacattgagcacccccatggtttgaatggaatgatccacgtttcatatgcaaatattcgacaatgagattggcagtcgactaaggctcattagaacgaatcgtcggatattcgactatttggggtcacccctagttgtaatacagtattcccaccagacggtggctatggagcgtcttaaagctgtttgctatcGCATTTCCAAAccgaagaagaatgctaactgcattaaatagtaaaagaagaagaaaacattagcaccagtcgcagcgattttctcagtttctgaacgccacactactacacacgtaatTACAGAGACtgagtaaaatgtaaacatacaagcCACACCGCGTCTCAGTGCCAGCTACTAgctgctactagcagcaccttgtCCTAATGCTGGTTAGCGTgactcacacaaacagactgttaatgggacaggtgtgtgtctgtgtgtgtgtgtgtgtgtgtgtgtgtgtgtctgtgtgtgtgtgtgtgtgtgggggggggggttggattattcgaataatcgttgaatagatgccaatgattatccaaTAGTATTTTCGGCTTGAAATGCCAATCCCTAAACACAAGTAGCTGTTAGTAACCTCCAGGCTGACCCTTGACCCCAGCTAAGACTGCCCGTCTTAGGTCAAATAACACTCTTTGTAATAAAGACAAATGAACTCAATCATACATGACTTCACAAGCAAGCAGATTCCGAACAGAGCATCTGATTGTGTGTGATCAGACTCAAGTGAGTCACTAATCAAGGACTGGGTGGGCTTATATCACATTTTGTGAGTGAGTTAATACTCCCAACATCCACGTATATGTGCAAATACtgaaaaggttgttttttcatgacatgtcccctttaaaaagcTATATTTAGGTCAGTCTAATCTGGATTTACCTCTTTTATCTGGAATAACTCTTCTGTGCTGCACTGGATAAAGTCTAAACTCTAATATGAATCCATATAAGAACCTCATCTAGATCACACCAAACTCTTCAATCAGGATTAGGCCTAATCTGAATTCACTCTAAATCCTCCATCTTGAATTTTCTGCagtttccttctttatttctacACATCCCAGTTCACTATCTACCCATTCTGATGAGAGTGATCTCAGTCCTTACCTGTCTCTTCTGGTCCAGTCTGTCTCCCgtcagagagaaaggagagagaggtacAAGCTGGGGATaagataaagaatgattgtCAAAGTTTTGGCAGGATTGGAGCCAGACGGTAGATGTGTAAGAAGTGTGACCCACTGACCTGTGAGGGGCAGCTGGGGTTGATGGACACGCTGCTGCGTCTGTACCGAGCAGACGTCACGGGACTGAAGACTGTCATCCCATCGCTGAGacagagattttaaaaagcatgttaatagaaataaagaaaagaaacacagaggacaaaaaGCTATTAGAAATGTGAATTGATATGTaaaatgtgcctttttttttgtacGTTTCAGTTGTATTTATACTAAAACATTACATATTAAGAGTTCTTACTTGTTGAACTTATTAACAATACCAGTGATTGCTAAATATGCTTAAAAAATGGTCAAATAGAAAgtaagtttacattttttatgtgtGGTATTGTTGTTTTCCTGTTAACACCTACAGTGGCACTTTTTGGCACTTATGTACTCTTTtttttgccatagtgtttttattgaagtttatAACCACAGAAATACAGCTTTATCATTAatcttttttcactttcacaGCTGTATGGCTGTATCTGAAGGTTTAACAAATggacaaacaagacaataacaactaaacaaaaatgaaaaaaggtaataataataataataaaaaattgaatGAACAGAGCTTCtctaaaacaaacatggctattcaatttgaaataaataaaatcaaggtcAGTTGGCATATattaagaaaaaatgaaataatcagCATTTCTACATGGATTTTGGGACTGCAGTGTTGGATTGTTTTTTAACAcaattttccattttttttcaaaaacatgtccTTTGGCTCTCTGGATGTATGTTATCTTTTCTAATGGGAGGGTTGACAACATCTGATTTAACCAATGGGTGGTACTGGGTACTTTCCAGTTTTCTGTAATACATTTCTTTGCAGACAGCAGACTATGGTCAATACAtatgcattcatttttagtGTAACAATGTTTTTCTGGTTATATTGCTAACAGAAACAATTTGGGGTCTAGTATGATCTGTTTGGAAATAATCTTCTCAATGATATTTTTAACCTCTTCCCAAAATATTTTCAATTTCCTGCATTCCCACATACAGTGTACTAATGTTCCTTTAGATTCAATACATTTTGTTCAATGTTCTTATTGTACTTGTTTAATTTTACAGGTGTTACGTATATACGCATTAGCCATTTGAATTGTAATATTCTAAGtctactatttatttattcttatgtACTCTGAATTAGGATGTCTACTCAATGAcaattcaaaatatatatttctatgtgttgctttcattattatttcattttcttttatttattatgtgttGCACATTGCGGTGTACTTCCACTGACCTGACGCTGGTAATCATTGGGGCGCTGTTCGATCTTCGGAGAGCCCCGCCCCCTGCCCCGCCAGTTGCGCCTGCGCACTGGTCGACTTCCATTCGTTCCATACCTTGGTGCGCAGGCCCGGCGGTGGCAGCGCTGACTGCCGGCCTCCGACCCTCTGTCGGCGGCGTCGGGGTCTACTCAAGACCGATGGAAGCCCGACCCGCAGGCCTCTCGAGCAGCAAACCCAGAGCCGCCAACTCAGCGGACTGAACACTGACGTTGTGTTTCCTCTACCGCATGTCCCTCACTAAAACACCCGTATCCGTGTTAGACTGCGGGTCGTAACGGCGGTTATAACCCGCAGATACGCTTCACTTGCTGCCGTCTCCAACGAACATTTAACGGCTGCGTTTAAACGAGAAAACCCCCGAACCCCGCGAAAAAACACTTCACTCAAAGTTCTGTGAGGACATACGGTGGAAACTCACCCGGTTGTCTTGGATGAACGGTAAAACTTTAAATTGGAGTCCGCACAGGTGACGTGACTTTTAGGATTAGCTGTTGAGCTAACTTGGTTTGCAGTGAAAGCTCCAGTCAGAGAGCAGAAAACCGCTCAGCAGCTGTCCGAAACACTCACACCCGGGCCGGCCACACTGTCCCCACACAGCCCGCTCACACGTTCCATCTCATACCGATGAAAGCCCTGGAGGATTCACAGAATCACGGAAAATAAACAGTTTGAAAGATTTTTACAACATAGTCCTTGACCAAATAGAGGTAGTTCACCACCTGTGAAAACAGCGCCCCGGTCTGGTCACTGAGAGAACTGCAACAGAGGACAGCGCAGCAAAACGAGAGCAAGCTAAGCAGGAACATTAACTTTCTACAGTCAACAGTCAGTAGTTTTATTGGTTGAGAAAggacaaaatatatttataaaaaatccCAAAAAGAACAACTTTGCATATTTTGTGTGAAAATTAACTTTTGCGCTCAATATAATTATCTTGTAGGAACAGGTAATCTTATGTACACAAGTTTATCCTGTACACACTTAATTAGTATGATATACACACAAATAGTTATGTTTTGTGCAAAATACaactatatttttaaaaaatgcttaaGAGTTGCAGTTAATTGGTTGTAATATTTGATAGTGAACTTAAATAATTCTATATTTGTAGGTCTGTCCTTGTAGAAACCTATTAACATTATTTTGAAGTGATATCTTCCAATAAAGTGCTTAGTACATGTGTttatgaaataagaaaaaacttTGAAAGAGTTTGCTAGTTGAAAAGTGAAAGCTGAGTGGAATCAAAAGAAATAACCCTGGGGAAAATAATATGCAATGcacttattattttaatcatttttataatAAATTTGTCCTTTAAAACAATAGTTTAATCTATTAATGTCAGAAATGCCAATCAAAagtcaaacacaaaaaagtttTCTGAGTTCAAAGtgcaacaaatcagaaaaatgtacaaagacCGGAAAGGAACCAGTTTATAATTTGGTATAAGTTGctattattaataaataattactGAAACAACATTACACTTTTTTACAGATTGCAAATTGCTCTTCTAACATTTTCAGCTttagtgtaaataaataaatcaaatagtGGGAAGTAATATTAAACATCCTTCAttatcctgaaaaaaaaaagaaactacagGAGAAAAAGTCCAGAGAGTAAATAAGAACAATTATAAGTGTTTGTTAGAAACACTGAAGCATGGTAGAGTGGGTACAGGATCATCATTCCAGGAACGCTGCGCtgctttctttgttgttgtgacACTAAACCGTCCACTGTTCTCCCAGAATCCCCAAATCCTCCATCTGCTTTGAGTCGTCATCTCCAAAAAATGGTGAAACAGGACACCAGGAGGCTCGGCCTTTAACCCCTTCACTGCCGCTGGACACACGTGTACCCAAAACATGAGAGCGGGCTTCAGAAGAACAGACACATTTGAAAATAAGCTCACATActgaattaaaaagaagatatttcaaatgtttaaatgttttgaacAGAGAGCAGCTGGTGTGAACACTGAAGGAtcagatgtttgtgtttcaacaatAAAATAGGCCAGTGTATCAACTCACAAACAGGTACTTTAACTACCCACACAATTACTCCAACTATCGTGACATGGACATAAACTACTTTTACTAGTAGCCTACTAAAAAAACATGGACACAGCATAAGTCCAACTACCAACACAAGTGCATGAACTATTTTTACAAGTACTTACACTTATGACATGTTTTAAAACCACAGACTTAACAAGTAAACTAATGACATGTTCTAAAACCACAGACTAACCAAGTAAACTAATGACATGTTCTAAAACCACAGACAAAACAAGTAAACTACTGACATGTTTTAAAACCACAGACTTAACAAGTACAGAAAACAACAGGCTTAACAAGTACTTAAACTACCAACACAAGTACTTGAACTACCGACACAAGTACTTAAACTACAAACACAGGGACTTAATCTACTGGCACAAGTACTTTAACTAATTTAACAGGTTCATTATCTACCAATACAGGTACTTAAACTACAAACACAATGACTTCAACTACCAACACAAGTACTTTAACTACTGACACAATTACTTAAACTATAAAGACAAGGACTTAAACTACTGACACAATTACATTTACTACCTACACAAGTACTTTAACTACTGACACAAGTACTTAAACTACAAACACAAGGTCAAACTACTGACAGAAAGTACTGCTCAATGGGTACCTAAACTACTCACACTTAGTTTAACTACTGACACAATGACTTaaactacaaacacacagacttaAACTGCTGACACAAGTACATTAAGTACTGAGACAAGTACTGTAACTACTTACACAAGTACTTAAACTACTGACACATGTACTTAAACTACAGACACATACTTAAACTGACAAAATACCTAAACTTctacactaaaagtaaataaatacaacaccAGCCAACAAGTTTCTCCACACAAAAGTACAACTCGACTTACAACATTTACTGAAACTACGGACATAAGTGCTTTAATTACTGACACAAATACAAGAGCCACATATCGGCCACCCCCCGTGGTGGGCTCCCGTGAGTCGGTGATCCCTGCCGGCTTCACTCTTAAATCTCCGTCCCTGCCATGAAGCCAAGAGTTAAAGAAGGAAGAGCAGAAGGGGGGAGGAAgcggaggaaggaggaaaaggGAAGGTCCCTCCTCCCTTCAGACGGAGTTAAACTACTTTAAAGCCACTTGCGCCAAGTTTTCTGTAACGTTATAACACATCGTGCGCAGTTTGTTATCGCGGTGAGTCCACGCAGTGCAGCCGGCGGGCTGCGGGGACGGACATCGACATGTCGGAGGGATCCGGGGCCGCCTGGATGTGACTGTTAGGTGGGTAAAAGCTCCGAGGTCTCCCCGCTGCTGGTAAACAACTGCGGGCAGAGGAAGCTGACTGCAGCGGGgacacttcaaacacacacaccggaGAGACTTTACGCTACTTTAACCCAGAATGAGAGTGTTTACAAGTGTTTGAGAGCAGAAGTGGTTTATCAAACTGTATATACATGTTTCATTTAGATGTAAACAGAAAAACCTAAACTAGATAGATAGTTTTGGGTTAAGTACTGGTTTCAGTGAGTAATACTGAACAAAACTAACCCCAATACCACATTACAAGCTTTAAGTAAAATACTTTTTACAAATGTGCAGATTTACAGGGTGACTGTTTGGTTATTAATGACATTAAAAGCATGAAaagtatattttatattattactatattatattttacttgTGGAACAGAAAAGCATTGTAAGACACTTTTCGGCTAATATTTGCTCTGATATACTCATGAACTTAAGCTGTATTTGTGATTTGGTGTGGACATACAGCTTTAACACCTGATGAATATTAAGAAATAACGTATTCAGTTACTGTTAGATtcttattttcaaaaatgtatgtTCTCAAATGAGTAATGGAAGAGGTTAAAACTTTTGAAGCAGTTTTGGAAACTTAGGGCTCTTGaccttctgtttttattctttatttccagagcagaggatggagggagagaaagagatggcagaggagaatgaggaggaggaggaggacaaagagTCTCATCATCACATTGCTGCTGCCTCCTCTGTGGACTGTCAGGATCTTCCCATCATGCACTGGGAGGACCTGAGCCAGAGGATCGCAGAGCTGGAGAAGcaagagcaggagaggagggaaaggtcaaaggtcagttaTGAAGACAAGAGTTATTTTGGTGTTTACTGATTCTGTTTGGTTCTACAAAATGGGAAACACTCACTTTGAGGGGATAATTCTCAAAAGCCTACATTTCCCAGAAGGCTTAGTGCCTGTTTTAGCTATAGACAGTTCATAAGAAGTAGATTCAACCTCTGGGTCTGCAAACTGCATTCTTtctaatgtccagcagggggtgaCTCCTCTGATTGTTTATCAGTCTGTGAGAAAATGGTCCACTTCCTCAGCTGATTTATCCCCTCACTTAACATTTTCTTAATGAGTCAATGGTCATAGATCAATTCTTCTTCAGTCAGATTTAGGGATGTTCAGAAGCGACTCCTTTCATCgttgttttaatgtaaatttaaattcagactaaCTGACAGCGCTAAAGGTCAGAAAAGACTCCAGAAACAGACAGACTGAGCATTATTTATCAAcacggctaaacacaggatcacagagtctgcatgtATGATGTCGGAGTGGCTCACAGAGTGTGTCTACCACTTgcagagctagctccagcagccttcagtcctccttgcaggctaacatccacatgcctgtgctgattCCTCGTTGCTCTGATGAAGTgattatatgtcagtttaactagacacagcctacatacaactttatctccatttactagatcaacatactgacaaaccatgccATTCTACCAGATggcatctgtcacctgtgcttgtttacatccaggtagtagagctttagagcattaTGGCAGAAGACATTATTCCTCTTCCTCGTCGTTATTTGCTCTTAGATTCCTCTGCCTCCACTGCACATCAGTTTCAAGATGAAGCCATAAACCATGCTTACCCCAGTGGCCCCTAATGTCAACACGCTGCTGCGTGTGACGTCTTTATTGTTGTTCTTCTGGGCATGCGGGTGGGTTCCGGTCGGTTCAGGGCTGTGACGAGTTCACACAGGAATCTCTTTaaaggagtcgccccctgcaggACATTAGGAAGAATGCAGGTGAAAGACACATTTGCATGGCTTCACTTTGTAGACCTGGTGGAAACAACCTTTTTACACAGTCAGTGGTTTGGAGCTTCTGCTGCAGACTTTCcagatacatatatatatatatatatatttgatttgtCAGAACTTTGACGCACATTTCCAGCAGAtctcctttccctctctttgtgtttgtcttcttgTCGGCCTGATAACATTCCTGAAAGGATGAGAACATGTTTGTTATGGATATAAACATAGAGACAAGTAAGAGAATTTCCCCAACCCTCACATTACAGAAAGACAGAGCTGCATGTTAGACATTCTCTGGTGGGGTAATGATAACGTAGCTTTATAAAAAGCTTCCCGACATCAGATCCCTCTGTGCTGATCTGACTGAGCTCTGGGATGAGTCCGcctgctgtctgtttttttttaactctagtTTCTTTTATTCTCCTAAGAAACCTTAAATATATGTCATAAAGCAGTGAGTTTAATGTTTGATATAAGATGATCGGCATGTTTTCCAGAGGAGTGGGGTGAGGATGGGGCAGAGTCAGGGAGGAGTGTGGGGAGACgtgtgggaggaagaggaggaggacttcAGGAAGTGTCGAGTTGCTGCTGTTGCATCACGGTAAGTTGAAAAGAAGTTCTTATCAAAGTATACGTTGATTCAAACATGAAACTCTAAAACATGAAGACGTTCAGTGTGTTCGTGTTGCAGCTTCAGGATGTTTATTGTCTGTTTACAGATTTCACAACCACAGAAACCTGCAGCTGTGCTTCATCAACGACAGCGACAGtgacgaggaggaagagggaaccAAGAACAAGGTCAGTCTGTCCATACAAACACTGCTCACACATTACTGCAGGGAAATGTTCATCACATCAAAGAGCCTAAAGTTTAATCTACAAATGGCTGTTTTCTAAACCATAAATCCAAAATATCAATGACTCTACAtctaaaaaatgacaaaaggaAGATAAGCATCACATTTAAGGAACGTGCGACTGAAAACGTCAGCTTGAGAAATCACAGAGACATACTTGGTGAttaatttttctgtctttattttaaagggaCAGCTTAGGATATGTAAAGTGGGGTTGTCTGAAGTTCTTATCAATAATAAGTGTAATGTGTACCAACAAGCGCTTCATTCCCTTATTCATAAGATTTGAAAAATCCGATCTTCAGCGAATCATTCTCACTGTGATGGCCAATCGGTGTGGAgattccaagcggcaacctctgtctgcgaaaattgaagccaatgcagaagtgttataaactgcagttccttgagtgtccacttgaggctggctctggaagtactggataccacatatacacaaattcaaaaaaagcagatctttacagcagaaataaacatgtttacagcctggtacaaaaaacaagtgtagtctggatagctcatttctcgattggcacacactgtacggggtgtgaatttttcataacgtggcagttgcaaagatattaagattacgagttttccattat contains:
- the im:7136398 gene encoding schwannomin-interacting protein 1 — encoded protein: MEGEKEMAEENEEEEEDKESHHHIAAASSVDCQDLPIMHWEDLSQRIAELEKQEQERRERSKRSGVRMGQSQGGVWGDVWEEEEEDFRKCRVAAVASRFHNHRNLQLCFINDSDSDEEEEGTKNKVSMGTGGNGYQAAGLKKEVVTALRTLRDKLLEEQKEKEHLADCSDVAKRKHLERWELQECSEQQLSCLRATLQQEVHALSSELVAHLLVRDQLRTKQDAMLLDVQDLT
- the LOC117812619 gene encoding protein FAM122A, whose translation is MERMEVDQCAGATGGAGGGALRRSNSAPMITSVSDGMTVFSPVTSARYRRSSVSINPSCPSQLVPLSPFSLTGDRLDQKRQEENMEMTLRGSLQRISASSLIPVPPVSQWHDHASVWFPSQDSGVTPNSSPSPTRRFRPAVSATVRWPALTPLKRKGGVESDGPPKKLFVAGVTDPAHRSSYTVSVSQSSAGSPPAGGISPQSSPLSLSPPPTFTPFTSHQHPGH